One genomic region from Vitis riparia cultivar Riparia Gloire de Montpellier isolate 1030 chromosome 17, EGFV_Vit.rip_1.0, whole genome shotgun sequence encodes:
- the LOC117934465 gene encoding pentatricopeptide repeat-containing protein At4g21300-like isoform X1, translating to MVLVRPLNSPFLPLYPDQFNLQTPSKTPHHISNLVRVTSPVSCSLRFQKFNYNPIQKWSSKPLSTKIQTFVSISFANNVIREYTEDGFFDDAIGVYLKMLDDGVKVEEFRYFPCLIKAFGGLCDIYKGRQIHGHVLKLGVLDDVSVVNSLLTMYWKCGVVEDAVQMFEKMPEVDLVSWNTMISGFQKSIDYTRSLMFFRSMVWEFGIYPNRVACVSSILSCSSLRSLTHGREIHGVVVKSGLDVEEYLVSSLIEMYMKCGSIKNAENIFNSILDKDSVRRNAVIWNVMISGYVSNGCFSQALLLFIKMMVWGIKPDYSTMVSLFSLCSESLDIAFGKQIHGFIFKFGLKNNVRVETALLDMYLKCGDMGTGLKIFRRSQNHNLIMWSAVISNCAQSGCPTEALELFYEFKMEDGLADSGILVAVLRACSSLTLKPEGMQIHGLATKMGFVSDVFVGSALVDLYAKCRDMGYSKKVFLRLSQKDLVSWNALISGYAQDECADEALKAFRDMQLEEIRPNTVTIACILSVCARLSVMTLCKEVHGYLIRQGLETTVLVSNSLIATYAKCGDINSSLYTFEKMPERNDVSWNSIILGMGMHSRMDEMIVLFDKMVASGIKPDHVTFTAILSACSHAGRVDEGCKYFKSMVEDFNLKPQLEQYTCMVDLLGRAGHLNQAYDLIMAMPCTPDDRIWGSLLGSCKNHGDEILAEIVANHIFKLVPSSVGYRVLLANLYENFGKGREGSKVRSEIKDMGLKKKPGCSWIEVDNNFHIFIAGDRSHSQSDEIYAAVESLTTEIKRAGYIPQIYSY from the coding sequence ATGGTACTTGTCAGACCCCTGAACTCGCCTTTTCTCCCACTGTATCCCGACCAATTCAACCTCCAAACACCATCTAAGACACCTCACCACATCTCCAACCTTGTTAGAGTAACATCCCCAGTTTCATGCAGCTTGAGGTTTCAAAAGTTCAATTATAACCCAATTCAGAAATGGAGTTCTAAACCTCTTTCGACAAAAATTCAGACTTTTGTCAGCATTTCGTTCGCTAATAACGTCATTAGGGAGTATACTGAGGATGGGttctttgatgatgcaattgGGGTTTATCTTAAAATGCTTGATGATGGTGTCAAGGTCGAGGAGTTTCGGTATTTTCCGTGTTTGATTAAGGCGTTTGGTGGACTTTGTGATATATACAAGGGCAGGCAGATTCATGGGCATGTGTTGAAATTAGGGGTTTTAGACGATGTTTCGGTTGTGAATTCGCTTTTGACCATGTACTGGAAATGTGGGGTGGTTGAGGACGCAGTTCAAATGTTTGAGAAAATGCCTGAGGTGGATTTAGTTTCATGGAATACAATGATATCTGGGTTTCAGAAATCAATAGACTACACTCGTTCACTGATGTTTTTTAGGTCGATGGTGTGGGAATTTGGCATATATCCAAATCGAGTAGCCTGTGTTTCGTCTATATTATCGTGTTCCTCTCTTCGGTCGTTAACTCATGGGCGAGAGATTCACGGTGTTGTGGTAAAGAGCGGGTTGGATGTTGAAGAATATTTGGTTAGTTCACTGATTGAAATGTACATGAAATGTGGAAGTATTAAGAATgcagaaaacatttttaatagcATTCTTGATAAAGATTCAGTGAGACGGAATGCAGTGATATGGAACGTGATGATTTCAGGTTATGTTTCTAATGGTTGTTTTTCCCAGGCACTGTTGTTGTTTATAAAGATGATGGTGTGGGGAATAAAACCAGATTATTCAACAATGgtttctctattttctctctGCTCTGAGTCACTGGATATAGCATTTGGAAAGCAAATCCATGgctttattttcaaatttggacTCAAGAATAATGTAAGAGTTGAAACAGCCCTTTTGGACATGTACTTAAAATGTGGTGATATGGGAACGGGTTTAAAAATATTCAGAAGGTCTCAAAATCATAACCTCATTATGTGGAGTGCTGTCATTTCTAATTGTGCTCAGAGTGGTTGTCCAACCGAGGCATTGGAATTGTTCTATGAATTTAAAATGGAAGATGGCCTTGCAGATTCTGGCATACTTGTGGCAGTACTACGGGCATGTTCCTCCTTGACTCTTAAGCCTGAAGGTATGCAAATTCATGGATTGGCAACAAAAATGGGGTTTGTTTCTGATGTTTTTGTTGGCAGTGCATTAGTTGATCTGTATGCAAAGTGCAGAGATATGGGGTATTCTAAAAAAGTTTTTCTTAGATTATCCCAAAAGGATCTGGTTTCGTGGAATGCTCTTATAAGTGGGTATGCTCAAGATGAGTGTGCGGATGAAGCTTTAAAGGCGTTCCGTGATATGCAATTAGAAGAAATTAGACCCAATACTGTAACAATTGCATGCATTCTTTCAGTTTGTGCTCGCCTGTCTGTCATGACCCTTTGTAAAGAGGTTCATGGTTACCTTATACGACAAGGGCTTGAGACCACTGTTCTTGTAAGCAATTCCCTAATAGCTACCTATGCCAAATGTGGGGACATAAATAGTTCTTTGTATACATTTGAGAAAATGCCTGAAAGAAATGATGTTTCATGGAATTCAATTATATTGGGGATGGGGATGCATAGCCGCATGGATGAAATGattgttttatttgataaaatggTAGCATCAGGCATCAAGCCTGACCATGTGACATTTACAGCTATTCTTTCTGCATGCAGCCATGCAGGGAGGGTAGATGAGGGctgtaaatattttaaaagcatGGTTGAAGACTTCAATCTCAAACCTCAACTTGAACAGTATACTTGCATGGTTGATCTTCTTGGCCGAGCTGGTCATCTAAACCAAGCATATGACCTGATAATGGCCATGCCTTGTACACCAGATGATCGGATATGGGGATCTTTGCTTGGATCTTGCAAAAATCATGGTGATGAAATTTTGGCTGAAATTGTTGCGAATCACATATTCAAACTTGTTCCTTCTAGTGTTGGTTATCGTGTCCTCCTTgcaaatttatatgaaaattttgggaAGGGAAGGGAAGGTTCTAAGGTTAGATCAGAAATAAAAGATATGGGACTTAAAAAGAAGCCAGGATGCAGTTGGATTGAAGTTGACAACAATTTTCACATATTTATTGCAGGTGATCGGTCACATTCTCAGTCAGATGAGATTTATGCTGCTGTAGAAAGTTTGACAACAGAGATCAAGAGAGCAGGATATATTCCTCAGATATATAGTTATTGA
- the LOC117934465 gene encoding pentatricopeptide repeat-containing protein At4g21300-like isoform X3, with the protein MVLVRPLNSPFLPLYPDQFNLQTPSKTPHHISNLVRVTSPVSCSLRFQKFNYNPIQKWSSKPLSTKIQTFVSISFANNVIREYTEDGFFDDAIGVYLKMLDDGVKVEEFRYFPCLIKAFGGLCDIYKGRQIHGHVLKLGVLDDVSVVNSLLTMYWKCGVVEDAVQMFEKMPEVDLVSWNTMISGFQKSIDYTRSLMFFRSMVWEFGIYPNRVACVSSILSCSSLRSLTHGREIHGVVVKSGLDVEEYLVSSLIEMYMKCGSIKNAENIFNSILDKDSVRRNAVIWNVMISGYVSNGCFSQALLLFIKMMVWGIKPDYSTMVSLFSLCSESLDIAFGKQIHGFIFKFGLKNNVRVETALLDMYLKCGDMGTGLKIFRRSQNHNLIMWSAVISNCAQSGCPTEALELFYEFKMEDGLADSGILVAVLRACSSLTLKPEGMQIHGLATKMGFVSDVFVGSALVDLYAKCRDMGYSKKVFLRLSQKDLVSWNALISGYAQDECADEALKAFRDMQLEEIRPNTVTIACILSVCARLSVMTLCKEVHGYLIRQGLETTVLVSNSLIATYAKCGDINSSLYTFEKMPERNDVSWNSIILGMGMHSRMDEMIVLFDKMVASGIKPDHVTFTAILSACSHAGRVDEGCKYFKSMVEDFNLKPQLEQYTCMVDLLGRAGHLNQAYDLIMAMPCTPDDRIWGSLLGSCKNHGDRSHSQSDEIYAAVESLTTEIKRAGYIPQIYSY; encoded by the exons ATGGTACTTGTCAGACCCCTGAACTCGCCTTTTCTCCCACTGTATCCCGACCAATTCAACCTCCAAACACCATCTAAGACACCTCACCACATCTCCAACCTTGTTAGAGTAACATCCCCAGTTTCATGCAGCTTGAGGTTTCAAAAGTTCAATTATAACCCAATTCAGAAATGGAGTTCTAAACCTCTTTCGACAAAAATTCAGACTTTTGTCAGCATTTCGTTCGCTAATAACGTCATTAGGGAGTATACTGAGGATGGGttctttgatgatgcaattgGGGTTTATCTTAAAATGCTTGATGATGGTGTCAAGGTCGAGGAGTTTCGGTATTTTCCGTGTTTGATTAAGGCGTTTGGTGGACTTTGTGATATATACAAGGGCAGGCAGATTCATGGGCATGTGTTGAAATTAGGGGTTTTAGACGATGTTTCGGTTGTGAATTCGCTTTTGACCATGTACTGGAAATGTGGGGTGGTTGAGGACGCAGTTCAAATGTTTGAGAAAATGCCTGAGGTGGATTTAGTTTCATGGAATACAATGATATCTGGGTTTCAGAAATCAATAGACTACACTCGTTCACTGATGTTTTTTAGGTCGATGGTGTGGGAATTTGGCATATATCCAAATCGAGTAGCCTGTGTTTCGTCTATATTATCGTGTTCCTCTCTTCGGTCGTTAACTCATGGGCGAGAGATTCACGGTGTTGTGGTAAAGAGCGGGTTGGATGTTGAAGAATATTTGGTTAGTTCACTGATTGAAATGTACATGAAATGTGGAAGTATTAAGAATgcagaaaacatttttaatagcATTCTTGATAAAGATTCAGTGAGACGGAATGCAGTGATATGGAACGTGATGATTTCAGGTTATGTTTCTAATGGTTGTTTTTCCCAGGCACTGTTGTTGTTTATAAAGATGATGGTGTGGGGAATAAAACCAGATTATTCAACAATGgtttctctattttctctctGCTCTGAGTCACTGGATATAGCATTTGGAAAGCAAATCCATGgctttattttcaaatttggacTCAAGAATAATGTAAGAGTTGAAACAGCCCTTTTGGACATGTACTTAAAATGTGGTGATATGGGAACGGGTTTAAAAATATTCAGAAGGTCTCAAAATCATAACCTCATTATGTGGAGTGCTGTCATTTCTAATTGTGCTCAGAGTGGTTGTCCAACCGAGGCATTGGAATTGTTCTATGAATTTAAAATGGAAGATGGCCTTGCAGATTCTGGCATACTTGTGGCAGTACTACGGGCATGTTCCTCCTTGACTCTTAAGCCTGAAGGTATGCAAATTCATGGATTGGCAACAAAAATGGGGTTTGTTTCTGATGTTTTTGTTGGCAGTGCATTAGTTGATCTGTATGCAAAGTGCAGAGATATGGGGTATTCTAAAAAAGTTTTTCTTAGATTATCCCAAAAGGATCTGGTTTCGTGGAATGCTCTTATAAGTGGGTATGCTCAAGATGAGTGTGCGGATGAAGCTTTAAAGGCGTTCCGTGATATGCAATTAGAAGAAATTAGACCCAATACTGTAACAATTGCATGCATTCTTTCAGTTTGTGCTCGCCTGTCTGTCATGACCCTTTGTAAAGAGGTTCATGGTTACCTTATACGACAAGGGCTTGAGACCACTGTTCTTGTAAGCAATTCCCTAATAGCTACCTATGCCAAATGTGGGGACATAAATAGTTCTTTGTATACATTTGAGAAAATGCCTGAAAGAAATGATGTTTCATGGAATTCAATTATATTGGGGATGGGGATGCATAGCCGCATGGATGAAATGattgttttatttgataaaatggTAGCATCAGGCATCAAGCCTGACCATGTGACATTTACAGCTATTCTTTCTGCATGCAGCCATGCAGGGAGGGTAGATGAGGGctgtaaatattttaaaagcatGGTTGAAGACTTCAATCTCAAACCTCAACTTGAACAGTATACTTGCATGGTTGATCTTCTTGGCCGAGCTGGTCATCTAAACCAAGCATATGACCTGATAATGGCCATGCCTTGTACACCAGATGATCGGATATGGGGATCTTTGCTTGGATCTTGCAAAAATCATG GTGATCGGTCACATTCTCAGTCAGATGAGATTTATGCTGCTGTAGAAAGTTTGACAACAGAGATCAAGAGAGCAGGATATATTCCTCAGATATATAGTTATTGA
- the LOC117934465 gene encoding pentatricopeptide repeat-containing protein At2g03380, mitochondrial-like isoform X2 — MVLVRPLNSPFLPLYPDQFNLQTPSKTPHHISNLVRVTSPVSCSLRFQKFNYNPIQKWSSKPLSTKIQTFVSISFANNVIREYTEDGFFDDAIGVYLKMLDDGVKVEEFRYFPCLIKAFGGLCDIYKGRQIHGHVLKLGVLDDVSVVNSLLTMYWKCGVVEDAVQMFEKMPEVDLVSWNTMISGFQKSIDYTRSLMFFRSMVWEFGIYPNRVACVSSILSCSSLRSLTHGREIHGVVVKSGLDVEEYLVSSLIEMYMKCGSIKNAENIFNSILDKDSVRRNAVIWNVMISGYVSNGCFSQALLLFIKMMVWGIKPDYSTMVSLFSLCSESLDIAFGKQIHGFIFKFGLKNNVRVETALLDMYLKCGDMGTGLKIFRRSQNHNLIMWSAVISNCAQSGCPTEALELFYEFKMEDGLADSGILVAVLRACSSLTLKPEGMQIHGLATKMGFVSDVFVGSALVDLYAKCRDMGYSKKVFLRLSQKDLVSWNALISGYAQDECADEALKAFRDMQLEEIRPNTVTIACILSVCARLSVMTLCKEVHGYLIRQGLETTVLVSNSLIATYAKCGDINSSLYTFEKMPERNDVSWNSIILGMGMHSRMDEMIVLFDKMVASGIKPDHVTFTAILSACSHAGRVDEGCKYFKSMVEDFNLKPQLEQYTCMVDLLGRAGHLNQAYDLIMAMPCTPDDRIWGSLLGSCKNHGDEILAEIVANHIFKLVPSSVGYRVLLANLYENFGKGREGSKVIGHILSQMRFMLL, encoded by the exons ATGGTACTTGTCAGACCCCTGAACTCGCCTTTTCTCCCACTGTATCCCGACCAATTCAACCTCCAAACACCATCTAAGACACCTCACCACATCTCCAACCTTGTTAGAGTAACATCCCCAGTTTCATGCAGCTTGAGGTTTCAAAAGTTCAATTATAACCCAATTCAGAAATGGAGTTCTAAACCTCTTTCGACAAAAATTCAGACTTTTGTCAGCATTTCGTTCGCTAATAACGTCATTAGGGAGTATACTGAGGATGGGttctttgatgatgcaattgGGGTTTATCTTAAAATGCTTGATGATGGTGTCAAGGTCGAGGAGTTTCGGTATTTTCCGTGTTTGATTAAGGCGTTTGGTGGACTTTGTGATATATACAAGGGCAGGCAGATTCATGGGCATGTGTTGAAATTAGGGGTTTTAGACGATGTTTCGGTTGTGAATTCGCTTTTGACCATGTACTGGAAATGTGGGGTGGTTGAGGACGCAGTTCAAATGTTTGAGAAAATGCCTGAGGTGGATTTAGTTTCATGGAATACAATGATATCTGGGTTTCAGAAATCAATAGACTACACTCGTTCACTGATGTTTTTTAGGTCGATGGTGTGGGAATTTGGCATATATCCAAATCGAGTAGCCTGTGTTTCGTCTATATTATCGTGTTCCTCTCTTCGGTCGTTAACTCATGGGCGAGAGATTCACGGTGTTGTGGTAAAGAGCGGGTTGGATGTTGAAGAATATTTGGTTAGTTCACTGATTGAAATGTACATGAAATGTGGAAGTATTAAGAATgcagaaaacatttttaatagcATTCTTGATAAAGATTCAGTGAGACGGAATGCAGTGATATGGAACGTGATGATTTCAGGTTATGTTTCTAATGGTTGTTTTTCCCAGGCACTGTTGTTGTTTATAAAGATGATGGTGTGGGGAATAAAACCAGATTATTCAACAATGgtttctctattttctctctGCTCTGAGTCACTGGATATAGCATTTGGAAAGCAAATCCATGgctttattttcaaatttggacTCAAGAATAATGTAAGAGTTGAAACAGCCCTTTTGGACATGTACTTAAAATGTGGTGATATGGGAACGGGTTTAAAAATATTCAGAAGGTCTCAAAATCATAACCTCATTATGTGGAGTGCTGTCATTTCTAATTGTGCTCAGAGTGGTTGTCCAACCGAGGCATTGGAATTGTTCTATGAATTTAAAATGGAAGATGGCCTTGCAGATTCTGGCATACTTGTGGCAGTACTACGGGCATGTTCCTCCTTGACTCTTAAGCCTGAAGGTATGCAAATTCATGGATTGGCAACAAAAATGGGGTTTGTTTCTGATGTTTTTGTTGGCAGTGCATTAGTTGATCTGTATGCAAAGTGCAGAGATATGGGGTATTCTAAAAAAGTTTTTCTTAGATTATCCCAAAAGGATCTGGTTTCGTGGAATGCTCTTATAAGTGGGTATGCTCAAGATGAGTGTGCGGATGAAGCTTTAAAGGCGTTCCGTGATATGCAATTAGAAGAAATTAGACCCAATACTGTAACAATTGCATGCATTCTTTCAGTTTGTGCTCGCCTGTCTGTCATGACCCTTTGTAAAGAGGTTCATGGTTACCTTATACGACAAGGGCTTGAGACCACTGTTCTTGTAAGCAATTCCCTAATAGCTACCTATGCCAAATGTGGGGACATAAATAGTTCTTTGTATACATTTGAGAAAATGCCTGAAAGAAATGATGTTTCATGGAATTCAATTATATTGGGGATGGGGATGCATAGCCGCATGGATGAAATGattgttttatttgataaaatggTAGCATCAGGCATCAAGCCTGACCATGTGACATTTACAGCTATTCTTTCTGCATGCAGCCATGCAGGGAGGGTAGATGAGGGctgtaaatattttaaaagcatGGTTGAAGACTTCAATCTCAAACCTCAACTTGAACAGTATACTTGCATGGTTGATCTTCTTGGCCGAGCTGGTCATCTAAACCAAGCATATGACCTGATAATGGCCATGCCTTGTACACCAGATGATCGGATATGGGGATCTTTGCTTGGATCTTGCAAAAATCATGGTGATGAAATTTTGGCTGAAATTGTTGCGAATCACATATTCAAACTTGTTCCTTCTAGTGTTGGTTATCGTGTCCTCCTTgcaaatttatatgaaaattttgggaAGGGAAGGGAAGGTTCTAAG GTGATCGGTCACATTCTCAGTCAGATGAGATTTATGCTGCTGTAG